The window CTCCGGCTCCTGGACGAGGGCGCGCGCGATCGCCACGCGCCGCCGCTGGCCGCCCGAGAGACGCGCCACGGGCTCCTCCTCGCGCCCGGCAAGGCCCACGTCTTCGATCGCCCGGCGCGCGCGGCTTCGGTCCGCGTCCGAGAAGCGGTTCGTCAAGGCCTGCCACGCGCCGGCGCGCGAGAGCGCGCCGTGCAGCACGTTCTCCTCGACCGACAGGCGCCCGACGAGCCCGACCTGCTGCGGGATGTAACCCACGCGGCCGGCGGCGGTGCGCACCGTTCCCGAGGTGGGGGCGACAAGGCCCGCCATGAGCCGAAGGAGCGTCGTCTTGCCCGTGCCGTTGGCGCCCATGAGCGCGACCGAGGTCCC of the Candidatus Thermoplasmatota archaeon genome contains:
- a CDS encoding ATP-binding cassette domain-containing protein, with translation MAEALSAPVVSRSVPAVELADVSFRYPRAAAPILRDVSLRIPAGTSVALMGANGTGKTTLLRLMAGLVAPTSGTVRTAAGRVGYIPQQVGLVGRLSVEENVLHGALSRAGAWQALTNRFSDADRSRARRAIEDVGLAGREEEPVARLSGGQRRRVAIARALVQEPELLLADEFLANLDVAKAAELLDLARSLQRSGVTVVLAMHDLVLAKGAVDRIAFLRDGTIGAVVPSGHVTAEQVRWYLGHA